One stretch of Armigeres subalbatus isolate Guangzhou_Male chromosome 2, GZ_Asu_2, whole genome shotgun sequence DNA includes these proteins:
- the LOC134217919 gene encoding mitochondrial intermediate peptidase, whose translation MLRKFDRIALLRRKTPAAVKKWVSTWSPLTTAFNTRPEKRINFTKNEVGLFSIPELTGYEGFFVLKEKAIFKTEDLIEEATSAQRKRKMVTIFDELSDTLCKVADLSEFIRLAHPQSKYSQAAEDACITISGIVEKLNTHKKLYKALKQVVDQHDLMETTDVDKHVAELFLFDFEQCGIHLKENDRKKVVFLNDCILQLGQKFMAGAVHPRTIKKSVLPEAIRPFFSTDGDNILVSGLYADSANNMAREAAYRLFLYPDQHQEQLLSELLKSRHELAVTCGFQTYAHRALKASTVETPEMVNEFLQTLNEALKPRAARDFALMQKMKNAENRFESPLATWDTPYFTSTLKKRCLQASASEFSPYFSLGACMEGLNLLMNSLYGISLENTEMEPGESWSHDIYKLAVTHESEGLLGYIYCDLFERAGKPNQDCHFTIQGGKIMPDGSYQNPIVVVMLNLPQPRWSGPTLLTPSMVDNLFHEMGHAMHSMLARTEYQHVTGTRCSTDFAEVPSVLMEYFASDPRVLRTFAKHFQTQEPMPEEMLERLCASKHLFSSSETQLQVFYSALDQVYHGDSSLYQSNTTETLRSVQEQFYGLPYVENTAWQLRFSHLVGYGAKYYSYLISRAVASWIWQTYFEKDPLSRSQGEKYRRGCLAYGGGIPSRLLVSNFLGREVTPANLTKSLINEIDGYSEQLKDYEKHIR comes from the exons ATGCTACGAAAATTTGATCGGATAGCTCTACTTAGGAGGAAGACTCCTGCAGCGGTAAAAAAGTGGGTTAGCACCTGGTCCCCTCTTACTACGGCCTTCAATACCAGACCTGAGAAGCGAATCAATTTCACAAAGAATGAAGTT GGACTGTTTAGTATACCGGAACTCACCGGGTATGAGGGTTTCTTTGTGCTGAAGGAAAAAGCAATCTTCAAGACGGAGGATCTCATAGAAGAAGCAACGTCAGCGCAGCGGAAGCGTAAGATGGTAACCATTTTCGACGAGCTTTCGGATACCCTTTGTAAGGTGGCCGATTTGTCCGAATTCATTCGCTTAGCGCACCCGCAGAGCAAATACAGTCAAGCGGCCGAAGATGCTTGCATTACCATCAGCGGGATCGTAGAAAAACTAAATACTCATAAAAAGCTGTATAAGGCCTTGAAGCAGGTAGTGGATCAACATGACCTGATGGAAACGACTGATGTCGATAAACATGTGGCCGAATTGTTCCTGTTTGACTTTGAACAATGCGGTATTCACCTTAAAGAGAATGATCGCAAGAAGGTTGTCTTTCTGAACGACTGCATCCTTCAGTTGGGTCAGAAATTCATGGCTGGGGCTGTCCATCCCAGAACCATAAAGAAAAGTGTTCTGCCAGAGGCGATAAGGCCCTTTTTTTCGACCGATGGAGATAATATCCTGGTCTCCGGTTTGTACGCTGATTCTGCCAACAACATGGCGAGAGAAGCAGCATACAGACTATTCTTGTACCCTGATCAGCACCAGGAACAGCTTTTGTCAGAACTTCTGAAATCGCGGCATGAGTTAGCAGTGACCTGTGGGTTTCAAACGTACGCCCATAGAGCGTTGAAGGCCAGTACTGTGGAGACACCGGAAATGGTAAAcgaatttctgcaaaccctcaACGAGGCACTAAAACCTCGAGCCGCTCGCGATTTTGCATTaatgcaaaaaatgaaaaacgctGAAAATCGTTTCGAATCCCCGTTGGCAACGTGGGACACACCATACTTCACATCCACTCTTAAGAAGCGTTGTCTACAGGCATCTGCCTCAGAATTTTCACCTTACTTCAGTTTGGGAGCTTGCATGGAAGGTCTCAATCTGCTGATGAACAGTCTCTACGGAATCAGTCTGGAAAATACTGAAATGGAACCGGGTGAGAGCTGGTCTCATGACATTTATAAACTAGCCGTAACGCATGAATCAGAAGGCTTACTCGGATACATTTACTGTGATCTATTTGAGCGTGCCGGAAAACCCAACCAAGACTGCCATTTCACAATCCAGGGTGGCAAAATAATGCCCGACGGATCCTATCAGAATCCAATAGTTGTAGTCATGCTGAATCTACCTCAACCCCGCTGGTCTGGACCAACCCTTTTGACGCCTTCCATGGTGGACAACTTATTTCACGAAATGGGCCACGCCATGCACTCGATGTTAGCCCGTACCGAGTATCAACACGTCACCGGAACGCGTTGCAGCACAGATTTTGCCGAAGTTCCGTCAGTCCTCATGGAATACTTTGCAAGTGATCCTCGTGTCCTGCGGACCTTCGCCAAACACTTCCAAACTCAGGAACCTATGCCCGAAGAAATGCTCGAACGGTTATGCGCCTCGAAGCATCTTTTCTCATCCAGTGAAACACAACTCCAAGTATTCTACTCAGCACTGGATCAGGTTTACCACGGAGATTCCTCCCTTTATCAATCGAACACCACAGAAACGCTACGGTCAGTTCAGGAACAGTTTTACGGACTACCTTATGTGGAGAACACGGCCTGGCAGCTGCGTTTCTCCCATTTGGTGGGTTACGGCGCCAAATACTATTCCTATTTAATTTCGCGAGCTGTTGCCTCGTGGATCTGGCAGACTTACTTCGAGAAGGATCCCCTCAGTCGGAGTCAAGGTGAAAAGTACCGGCGAGGATGTTTGGCATACGGGGGCGGAATCCCCAGCAGACTGTTGGTTTCGAACTTCCTCGGGCGGGAAGTGACGCCTGCAAATCTGACCAAAAGTTTGATTAACGAAATCGACGGCTACAGTGAACAGTTGAAGGACTACGAGAAGCATATTCGATGA
- the LOC134214057 gene encoding MOB kinase activator-like 4, whose translation MKMADGSTILRRNRPGTSAKDFSNWPDEPFEEMDSTLAVQQYIQQMIKKDPSNVEQILTMPDGQDEGVWKYEHLRQFCMELNGLAVRLQTQCFPATCTQMTATEQWIFLCAAHKSPKECPAIDYTRHTLDGAACLLNSNKYFPSRVSIKESSVAKLGSVCRRVYRIFSHAYFHHRRIFNEFEEETYLCLRFTHFGTKYSLVSKDNLIVPIPEGEHTPGESEA comes from the exons ATGAAGATGGCTGACGGTTCCACGATACTCCGCAGAAACAGACCCGGAACCAGTGCTAAG gatttttcaaattggcccgATGAACCGTTCGAAGAAATGGACAGCACTCTTGCAGTGCAGCAGTACATTCAGCAGATGATCAAGAAGGATCCCTCCAACGTGGAGCAAATCTTGACGATGCCCGATGGGCAAGATGAGGGCGTATGGAAGTATGAACATCTAAG ACAGTTCTGTATGGAATTGAACGGTTTGGCAGTGCGGCTACAAACGCAATGCTTCCCTGCCACTTGCACACAGATGACGGCGACCGAGCAGTGGATCTTCCTGTGCGCGGCGCACAAATCACCAAAAGAGTGTCCTGCAATTGACTATACTCGTCACACGCTGGATGGGGCCGCTTGCCTTCTCAATAGCAATAAATATTTCCCAAGCAG GGTATCAATCAAGGAATCGTCAGTGGCCAAGCTCGGTTCCGTTTGTCGGCGGGTGTACAGAATTTTCTCGCATGCCTATTTTCACCATCGGCGAATATTTAACGAATTCGAAGAGGAAACGTATCTCTGCTTGCGGTTTACACACTTTGGAACGAAGTATTCTTTGGTGTCTAAAGATAATCTGATTGTTCCCATCCCGGAGGGAGAGCACACGCCCGGCGAAAGCGAAGCTTAA
- the LOC134217916 gene encoding cullin-4A: MNMTENDRKRANFSALSNTNGAVIKMTTNTGTGKPGDIKKIVIKNFRAKPTLPENYQEHTWQKLRAAVVAIQTSTPIEYSLEELYQAVENMCSHKMDSQLYVNLTALAEQHVKANITPFLAESVDKLVYLKKMNECWQSHCQQMIMIRSIFLYLDRTYVLQNPTVHSIWDMGLELFRDHIAMNTLVQARTVEGILILIEKERNGDAVDRTLLKSLLRMLSDLQIYKEAFEQKFLVATKHLYQSEGQAKMEELEVPEYLQHVEKRLQEENERLLHYLDSCTKHQLVVTVERQLITEHITGILQKGLDQLLEENRLSDLSLLYSLFSRVKNGTIELCASFNAYIKKKGRTIVIDPEKDKSMVQDLLDFKDKLDNIVVTCFERNDKFSNSLREAFEYFVNQRSNKPAELIAKYVDMKLRAGNKEATEEELEQILDKIMVQFRFIHGKDVFEAFYKKDLAKRLLVGKSASVDAEKSMLSKLKQECGGGFTSKLEGMFKDMELSRDINIAFKQHMGNSENKDLQSIDLTVNILTMGFWPTYPVVEVTLPQELLQYQSVFNKFYLAKHSGRKLQWQPTLGHCVLKARFDAGPKDLQVSLFQALVLLLFNYNPTISFEDIKVAINIEDGEMRRTLQSLACGKARVLTKIPKGREVEDNDKFQFNNEFTNKLFRIKINQIQMKETTEEQKATEERVYQDRQYQIDAAIVRIMKMRKTLSHNLLISELYKQLTFPVKPADLKKRIESLIDRDYMERDKDNQNQYNYVA, translated from the exons ATGAATATGACCGAAAACGATCGGAAAAGAGCCAACTTTTCGGCGCTCAGCAACACAAACGGTGCAGTTATCAAGATGACCACCAACACCGGAACGGGGAAACCTGGCGACATCAAAAAGATTGTCATTAAAAACTTCAGAG CTAAACCAACTCTCCCAGAGAATTATCAGGAGCACACATGGCAGAAGCTGCGAGCGGCTGTCGTCGCCATCCAAACGTCCACACCCATCGAATACTCGTTGGAAGAACTGTACCAAGCAGTGGAGAACATGTGCAGCCACAAGATGGACTCGCAGCTGTATGTCAATCTGACGGCGTTGGCCGAGCAGCACGTCAAGGCCAACATTACTCCCTTCCTCGCCGAGTCGGTCGATAAGTTGGTTTACCTAAAGAAGATGAACGAATGCTGGCAGTCACATTGTCAGCAAATGATCATGATAAGGAGTATTTTTCTGTATCTGGATAGAACGTACGTCCTGCAGAATCCCACAGTTCACTCAATTTGGGACATGGGTTTGGAATTATTCCGTGATCATATAGCAATGAACACATTAGTGCAGGCCAGAACTGTCGAAGGCATACTGATTTTGATAGAGAAAGAACGGAACGGGGATGCAGTCGACCGAACTTTACTCAAGAGCCTACTCCGAATGTTGTCTGACCTGCAGATTTATAAAGAAGCTTTCGAGCAAAAGTTCCTCGTTGCAACGAAACACCTCTACCAATCAGAAGGACAAGCCAAGATGGAGGAACTAGAAGTCCCCGAATATCTGCAACACGTCGAAAAGCGGTTACAGGAAGAAAACGAACGTCTTCTGCACTATTTGGACAGTTGTACGAAGCACCAGTTGGTTGTGACCGTCGAACGGCAGCTCATTACAGAACATATAACCGGAATTTTACAGAAGGGCTTAGACCAGTTACTGGAAGAGAATCGTCTATCCGACCTTAGCTTGTTGTATTCACTCTTTTCACGCGTTAAGAATGGAACAATCGAACTGTGCGCATCTTTTAATGCCTACATAAAAAAGAAAGGCCGCACGATCGTCATCGACCCAGAGAAAGATAAATCTATGGTACAGGACCTGCTGGACTTTAAAGACAAACTGGACAACATTGTCGTGACGTGTTTCGAGCGAAACGATAAATTCTCAAACTCCCTACGAGAAGCGTTCGAGTACTTCGTCAACCAGAGATCGAACAAACCGGCGGAACTGATTGCGAAGTACGTGGACATGAAACTACGAGCCGGTAACAAGGAAGCCACTGAGGAAGAACTGGAACAGATCCTGGACAAAATAATGGTGCAGTTCCGGTTTATCCACGGCAAAGATGTGTTCGAAGCGTTCTACAAAAAGGACCTAGCGAAACGGTTACTCGTAGGAAAATCTGCTTCGGTGGACGCGGAGAAAAGTATGCTGTCAAAGCTGAAGCAGGAGTGCGGCGGTGGATTTACTTCCAAGCTGGAAGGCATGTTCAAAGACATGGAACTGAGTAGGGATATTAACATCGCATTTAAGCAG CACATGGGCAACTCAGAAAACAAAGACTTGCAGAGTATCGATTTGACGGTCAACATACTGACGATGGGCTTTTGGCCGACGTATCCGGTGGTGGAGGTCACATTGCCCCAGGAGCTGCTCCAGTACCAGTCAGTGTTCAACAAGTTCTACCTGGCAAAGCACAGCGGGCGAAAGCTCCAATGGCAGCCGACGCTAGGACACTGCGTGCTGAAAGCACGGTTCGATGCG GGGCCCAAAGACTTGCAAGTATCATTGTTCCAAGCGCTAGTTTTGCTACTTTTCAACTATAATCCCACTATATCGTTCGAAGACATAAAAGTAGCAATCAATATAGAG GACGGAGAAATGCGTCGCACACTTCAGTCGCTTGCCTGTGGGAAAGCGCGTGTCCTCACTAAAATCCCCAAGGGCCGCGAAGTAGAAGACAACGATAAGTTCCAGTTCAATAATGAGTTTACGAATAAGCTCTTTAGGATTAAAATTAACCAGATTCAGATGAAGGAAACG ACGGAGGAACAGAAAGCAACAGAGGAACGCGTCTACCAGGACCGACAGTACCAGATAGACGCTGCGATCGTACGCATTATGAAGATGCGAAAAACGCTCAGCCACAATCTACTTATCAGCGAGCTGTACAAGCAGCTGACCTTCCCAGTTAAG CCGGCTGATCTGAAGAAGCGGATCGAATCCCTGATCGATCGTGACTACATGGAGCGGGATAAGGATAACCAAAATCAATACAACTACGTTGCCTAA